Proteins encoded within one genomic window of Paenarthrobacter sp. JL.01a:
- a CDS encoding shikimate kinase, which yields MAVGKSAIGQQLAQQLGLPFVDTDAVVVAAHGSIADIFAGRGEHAFREIEARAVAKSIESAKTQPAIISLGGGAVLDSGTQQLLGECTVVYLECDAETVADRIARNTGRPLLQGDAMTRWEALFATRRPVYERLADIVMDVRTGTVADIGLQLEERLRQHAALKEEVEK from the coding sequence ATGGCCGTTGGTAAATCAGCCATAGGCCAGCAGCTTGCCCAACAGCTTGGTCTCCCGTTTGTGGACACCGATGCCGTAGTCGTCGCTGCCCACGGCAGCATCGCCGACATCTTCGCTGGTCGCGGTGAACACGCCTTCCGCGAAATCGAGGCCAGGGCAGTGGCGAAATCGATCGAGTCCGCCAAGACGCAGCCGGCGATCATCTCCTTGGGCGGGGGAGCAGTCCTGGACTCCGGGACCCAGCAACTGTTGGGGGAGTGCACGGTGGTCTACCTGGAATGCGACGCCGAGACGGTGGCGGACCGCATTGCGCGGAACACCGGCAGGCCCTTGCTTCAGGGCGACGCGATGACGCGCTGGGAAGCACTTTTTGCCACCAGGCGTCCTGTCTACGAACGGCTGGCGGACATCGTCATGGACGTCCGTACAGGAACCGTGGCGGACATCGGCCTCCAGTTGGAGGAACGGCTGCGCCAGCATGCAGCCTTGAAAGAGGAAGTTGAAAAGTGA
- the aroC gene encoding chorismate synthase, whose product MLRWLTAGESHGPALIGIVEGVPAGVELTSGQIRDALARRRLGYGRGARMKFEQDEVTIMGGVRHGITQGGPVAIQVGNTEWPKWEQIMSADPVDAELLADQARNAPLTRPRPGHADFTGMQKYGFDEARPVLERASARETATRVALGTVAAQFLKQLGIELVSHTVSIASVAVPEGRPLPVPGDVIALDADPLRCFDRETSNAMVAEVDAAHKEGETLGGVVEVLAYGLPPGLGSYVHWDRRLDSRLAAALMGIQAIKGVEVGDGFLTAARRGSAAHDEIVKDEDGRIVRQTNRAGGIEGGMSIGEVLRVRAAMKPIATVPRALRTIDVSTGEPAKAHHQRSDVCAVPAAGVVAEAMVALVLAEAIAEKFGGDSVAETARNLQSYLDNIPATLDTVGR is encoded by the coding sequence ATGTTGCGTTGGTTGACTGCCGGTGAATCCCACGGTCCGGCTCTGATCGGAATTGTTGAAGGCGTGCCCGCCGGTGTTGAACTCACCAGCGGGCAGATTCGTGACGCGTTGGCGCGTCGCCGCCTGGGCTACGGCCGGGGCGCCCGCATGAAGTTTGAGCAGGACGAGGTCACCATCATGGGTGGCGTCCGCCATGGAATTACCCAGGGCGGCCCCGTTGCCATCCAGGTGGGAAACACCGAATGGCCCAAGTGGGAGCAGATCATGTCTGCTGATCCCGTTGACGCCGAACTTCTCGCAGACCAGGCCCGGAACGCTCCGTTGACGCGACCACGTCCTGGGCATGCCGATTTCACGGGCATGCAGAAGTACGGCTTCGACGAGGCCCGCCCGGTACTCGAACGCGCCAGTGCCAGGGAAACCGCCACGCGCGTCGCCCTCGGCACCGTCGCGGCGCAGTTCCTGAAGCAGCTTGGCATCGAGCTCGTCAGCCACACAGTCTCCATTGCCAGCGTGGCTGTTCCCGAAGGCCGTCCGTTGCCGGTGCCCGGTGACGTGATCGCCCTTGACGCCGACCCCTTGCGTTGCTTCGACCGCGAGACTTCCAACGCCATGGTTGCCGAGGTGGACGCTGCCCACAAGGAAGGCGAAACCCTTGGCGGCGTGGTTGAGGTCCTCGCGTACGGGCTTCCCCCGGGACTGGGCAGCTACGTCCACTGGGACCGCAGGCTCGACTCGCGCCTGGCTGCAGCCCTCATGGGCATCCAGGCCATCAAGGGCGTGGAGGTCGGCGATGGTTTCCTGACCGCTGCCCGCCGCGGCTCTGCCGCCCACGATGAGATTGTCAAGGATGAAGACGGCAGGATCGTCCGCCAGACCAACCGCGCCGGCGGCATCGAAGGTGGCATGAGCATCGGTGAGGTCCTGCGCGTCCGTGCCGCCATGAAGCCGATCGCCACGGTCCCGCGCGCCCTGCGCACCATTGACGTGAGCACGGGCGAGCCCGCAAAAGCCCACCACCAGCGTTCGGACGTCTGTGCCGTTCCGGCGGCCGGTGTTGTTGCCGAAGCCATGGTGGCCTTGGTTCTTGCAGAGGCCATCGCCGAGAAGTTCGGTGGCGACTCCGTTGCCGAGACCGCACGCAACCTGCAGAGCTACCTGGACAACATCCCGGCAACCCTGGACACGGTCGGCCGGTAG